A DNA window from Pseudomonas tohonis contains the following coding sequences:
- a CDS encoding PepSY-associated TM helix domain-containing protein yields the protein MRPLIVLLHRYLGLATALFLALAGLTGSVLAFQHEIDEWLNPAFYHAPAQGPLLSPGELVQRIEGAEPRLQVWYMEVPDEAGHAALMAAVPRTDPATGAPYDLHHRVIYLDPVSGAELGMRQWGACCLQAQNVIPFLLEFHYNLALPGNWGLILMGLVAILWVIDCFAGAWLTLPRGRPFLKKWWTAWTLKRGAGHYRRTLDLHRAGGLWLWLLLLPVAVSSVAMNLPEQVFKPVVSLFSEAPPSTYQQRSQMPREALGETRLDYQQVYTLAQAEGARQGIEGAIGELYYSVEYNFFGAGFGGHDANPMDKSWLFFHGTDGRLIGEEIAGRGTPGERFYRLQAPIHGGRIAGLPGRIVIALLGVAIAGLSVTGVVIWWRKRQARRASAARAREGRRAASGQNL from the coding sequence ATGCGCCCCCTTATCGTCCTGCTGCACCGCTACCTCGGCCTGGCCACCGCGCTGTTCCTCGCCCTCGCCGGGCTCACCGGCAGCGTGCTGGCCTTCCAGCACGAGATCGACGAATGGCTGAACCCGGCCTTCTACCACGCGCCCGCGCAGGGGCCGCTGCTGTCGCCGGGCGAGCTGGTGCAGCGCATCGAGGGCGCCGAGCCGCGCCTGCAGGTCTGGTACATGGAGGTCCCGGACGAAGCCGGCCACGCCGCGCTGATGGCGGCGGTGCCGCGTACCGACCCGGCCACCGGCGCGCCCTACGACCTGCACCACCGGGTGATCTACCTGGACCCGGTGAGCGGCGCCGAGCTGGGCATGCGCCAGTGGGGCGCCTGCTGCCTGCAGGCGCAGAACGTCATCCCCTTCCTGCTGGAGTTCCACTACAACCTGGCGCTGCCGGGCAACTGGGGGCTGATCCTGATGGGGCTGGTGGCGATCCTCTGGGTCATCGACTGCTTCGCCGGCGCCTGGCTGACCCTGCCCCGTGGCCGGCCCTTCCTGAAGAAATGGTGGACGGCCTGGACGCTGAAGCGCGGCGCCGGACACTACCGGCGCACCCTCGACCTGCACCGCGCCGGCGGGCTCTGGCTGTGGCTGCTGCTCCTGCCGGTGGCGGTGAGCAGCGTGGCGATGAACCTGCCGGAGCAGGTGTTCAAGCCGGTGGTGTCGCTGTTCTCCGAGGCGCCGCCGAGCACCTACCAGCAGCGCAGCCAGATGCCCCGCGAGGCACTGGGGGAGACGCGCCTGGACTACCAGCAGGTGTACACGCTGGCGCAGGCGGAAGGCGCGCGGCAGGGCATCGAGGGGGCGATCGGCGAGCTGTACTACAGCGTCGAGTACAACTTCTTCGGGGCGGGATTCGGGGGCCACGATGCCAACCCGATGGACAAGTCCTGGCTGTTCTTCCACGGCACCGACGGCCGCCTGATCGGCGAGGAGATCGCCGGGCGCGGCACGCCGGGTGAACGTTTCTACCGGCTACAGGCGCCGATCCACGGCGGGCGCATCGCGGGGTTGCCGGGGCGCATCGTGATCGCGCTGCTGGGGGTGGCCATCGCCGGGCTGAGCGTCACCGGCGTGGTCATCTGGTGGCGCAAGCGGCAGGCCCGGCGCGCCAGCGCGGCCCGCGCCCGCGAGGGGCGGCGAGCCGCTTCCGGTCAGAACTTGTAG
- a CDS encoding TonB-dependent siderophore receptor: MTAPRASRLALAVRGALLSAALAAPLLGAPAFAEEATSAASRSYAIPAGPLDEVLNRFAREAGINLSATPEQTRGLRSPGLNGAWSVDGALGRLLGDTPLQAENLGGGSYVLREVKTQGALEVPSTQVFALGNALGSEEGYLATHSQIATKTSKALLETSQTVSVVTREQIDDQGSKSVQQAVRYTPGIFTGQVGASNRYDYIVMRGFADNSVDNVFLDGLKTMGDSGTYSSLQVDPYFLERIDVLKGPSSVLYGRSLPGGLVALTSKKPLYEDYHQVQASVGNMGQKGMGFDFSGPLDEDKRIAYRLVGLGEGSDTQYDHIKEERYAIAPTLSIDFSEDTSLTLQSYLQHDPNGGYHGGVPAEGTLYQRGGQRIGRDFFDGEPDLEAFDRTQRMFGYQLEHRFDDVWTARQSFRYLSSDVSMQQAYAYGWASPTELNRYYTDATEDLKAYIVDNMVQAEFDTGALRHTLLMGLDYQKRKTDVTWGSAALAPIDAFNPVYGNDALVGYGQTEHDRRLEQTGLYLQDLVDLGQWRFSIGLREDWVEVSDKNLSAGSKSDERRSKFTGRLGALYLFDNGVAPYLSYSESFNPNAYSDQAGKPLEPTEGKQWEAGVKFQPVGSDSLYTASLFHIVQQNVASKLPQQDWYTPVGEVRSQGLELEANTQVTQNLKVLASYTFTDITYSKSLDGTQGNTPNQAPRHMASIWGEYGFDAGALDGLRTGLGARYVGQSWADRANTLHVPSYTLIDALVGYDLGKVGLPGMDISLNANNLLDEDYIASCYSLDFCYFGEQRNVTATLSYQF; this comes from the coding sequence ATGACCGCACCTCGCGCCTCCCGTCTCGCTCTTGCCGTTCGCGGCGCCCTGCTCTCCGCCGCACTGGCCGCCCCGCTGCTGGGCGCGCCGGCCTTCGCCGAGGAAGCCACGAGCGCCGCCAGCCGCAGCTATGCGATCCCCGCCGGGCCGCTGGACGAGGTGCTCAACCGCTTCGCCCGCGAAGCCGGGATCAATCTCTCCGCCACCCCGGAGCAGACCCGTGGCCTGCGATCCCCGGGCTTGAACGGCGCCTGGTCGGTGGACGGCGCGCTGGGCCGCCTGCTCGGCGACACGCCGTTGCAGGCCGAGAACCTGGGCGGTGGCAGCTACGTGCTGCGTGAGGTGAAGACCCAGGGCGCGCTGGAGGTGCCCTCGACCCAGGTGTTCGCCCTGGGCAATGCGCTGGGCAGCGAGGAGGGCTACCTGGCCACCCACAGCCAGATCGCCACCAAGACCAGCAAGGCGCTGCTGGAAACCTCGCAGACCGTCTCGGTGGTGACCCGCGAGCAGATCGACGACCAGGGCTCCAAGAGCGTGCAGCAGGCGGTGCGCTACACGCCCGGCATCTTCACCGGCCAGGTGGGCGCCTCGAACCGCTACGACTACATCGTGATGCGCGGCTTCGCCGACAACAGCGTGGACAACGTCTTCCTGGACGGCCTGAAGACCATGGGCGACAGCGGCACCTACAGCTCGCTGCAGGTGGACCCGTACTTCCTCGAACGCATCGACGTGCTCAAGGGGCCGTCCTCGGTGCTCTACGGCCGCAGCCTGCCGGGGGGCCTGGTGGCGCTGACCAGCAAGAAGCCGCTCTACGAGGACTACCACCAGGTGCAGGCCAGCGTGGGCAACATGGGCCAGAAGGGCATGGGCTTCGATTTCAGCGGCCCGCTGGACGAGGACAAGCGCATCGCCTATCGCCTGGTGGGCCTGGGCGAGGGCTCCGACACCCAGTACGACCACATCAAGGAGGAGCGCTATGCCATCGCGCCGACCCTGTCCATCGACTTCAGCGAAGACACCAGCCTGACCCTGCAGAGCTACCTGCAACACGACCCGAACGGCGGCTACCACGGCGGCGTACCGGCCGAGGGCACCCTGTACCAGCGTGGCGGCCAGCGCATCGGCCGCGACTTCTTCGACGGCGAGCCGGACCTGGAAGCCTTCGACCGCACCCAGCGCATGTTCGGCTACCAGCTGGAGCACCGCTTCGATGACGTGTGGACGGCGCGGCAGAGCTTCCGCTACCTCAGTTCCGACGTGAGCATGCAGCAGGCGTACGCCTACGGCTGGGCCTCGCCCACCGAGCTGAACCGCTACTACACCGATGCCACCGAGGACCTGAAGGCCTACATCGTCGACAACATGGTCCAGGCCGAATTCGACACCGGCGCCCTGCGCCATACGCTGCTGATGGGCCTGGACTACCAGAAGCGCAAGACCGACGTGACCTGGGGCTCCGCCGCCCTCGCACCGATCGATGCCTTCAACCCGGTGTACGGCAACGATGCCCTGGTGGGCTACGGCCAGACGGAGCACGACCGCCGCCTGGAGCAGACCGGCCTCTACCTGCAGGACCTGGTCGACCTCGGCCAGTGGCGCTTCTCCATCGGCCTGCGCGAGGACTGGGTCGAGGTCTCGGACAAGAACCTGAGCGCCGGCAGCAAGTCGGACGAGCGCCGCAGCAAGTTCACCGGGCGCCTCGGCGCGCTGTACCTGTTCGACAACGGCGTGGCGCCGTACCTCAGCTATTCCGAATCCTTCAACCCCAACGCCTATTCGGACCAGGCCGGCAAGCCCCTGGAACCCACCGAGGGCAAGCAATGGGAGGCCGGGGTGAAGTTCCAGCCGGTGGGCAGCGACAGCCTGTACACCGCCTCGCTGTTCCATATCGTCCAGCAGAACGTCGCCTCCAAGCTGCCGCAGCAGGACTGGTACACCCCGGTGGGCGAAGTGCGCTCCCAGGGCCTGGAGCTGGAAGCCAACACCCAGGTGACCCAGAACCTCAAGGTGCTGGCCAGCTACACCTTCACCGACATCACCTATTCCAAGTCGCTGGACGGCACCCAGGGCAACACGCCGAACCAGGCACCGCGCCACATGGCGTCCATCTGGGGCGAGTACGGCTTCGACGCCGGCGCCCTGGACGGCCTGCGCACCGGCCTCGGCGCGCGCTACGTCGGCCAGAGCTGGGCGGACAGGGCCAACACCCTGCACGTGCCCTCCTACACCCTGATCGACGCGCTGGTCGGTTATGACCTGGGCAAAGTGGGGCTGCCGGGCATGGACATCAGCCTGAACGCCAACAACCTGCTGGACGAGGATTACATCGCCTCCTGCTACAGCCTGGATTTCTGCTACTTCGGCGAGCAGCGCAACGTCACCGCCACCCTCAGCTACCAGTTCTGA
- a CDS encoding FecR domain-containing protein gives MSASRQADAQVVRQAIHWLVRLRSAAGDAELQRACDHWRAAHQDHEQAWQRVQVLDDELSSTLKAVPGAGTVMQTLETSTQRLRRRQALKLLSAAMVSGSALWLARDLTPWPRLTADYGTAVGERRRVALADGTRLHLNTDSAVDLRFDQRQRLVLLERGEILVDGSHDATTGVPRPLRVRTRHGLFETLGGRFVVRQEQAATRLSVTEGTVSIAPLAGTGAVVAGAGQRFEVGEYAARALEAPDMDAAAWADGLIVTRGMRLADFLAEVSRYRNGRLACSESIADLRLSGVYRLDDTDKLLELLTRTLPVEVHYRTRWWVTVQARV, from the coding sequence ATGAGCGCGTCACGCCAGGCCGATGCACAGGTGGTGCGCCAGGCCATCCACTGGCTGGTGCGCCTGCGTTCCGCCGCGGGCGATGCCGAGCTGCAGCGCGCCTGCGACCACTGGCGTGCCGCCCACCAGGACCACGAGCAGGCCTGGCAGCGCGTGCAGGTATTGGACGATGAGCTCTCCAGCACGCTGAAAGCGGTGCCCGGCGCCGGCACGGTGATGCAGACCCTGGAAACCTCGACGCAGCGCCTGCGTCGCCGCCAGGCCCTGAAGCTGCTGTCGGCGGCCATGGTCAGCGGTTCCGCCCTGTGGCTGGCCCGCGACCTGACGCCCTGGCCGCGCCTGACCGCCGACTACGGCACCGCCGTCGGCGAGCGTCGCCGCGTGGCGCTGGCCGACGGCACGCGCCTGCACCTGAACACCGACAGCGCGGTGGACCTGCGCTTCGACCAGCGCCAGCGCCTGGTGCTCCTAGAGCGTGGCGAGATCCTCGTCGACGGCAGCCATGACGCCACGACGGGCGTCCCGCGCCCCCTGCGCGTGCGCACCCGCCACGGCCTGTTCGAGACCCTGGGCGGCCGCTTCGTGGTGCGCCAGGAGCAGGCCGCCACCCGCCTGAGCGTCACCGAGGGCACGGTGAGCATCGCCCCGCTGGCCGGCACCGGCGCTGTGGTGGCCGGTGCCGGCCAGCGCTTCGAAGTCGGCGAGTACGCCGCCCGAGCGCTGGAGGCGCCGGACATGGACGCGGCCGCCTGGGCCGACGGGTTGATCGTCACCCGAGGCATGCGCCTGGCCGACTTCCTCGCCGAAGTCTCGCGCTACCGCAACGGCCGCCTGGCCTGCAGCGAGTCCATCGCCGACCTGCGCCTCTCCGGCGTGTACCGCCTGGACGACACCGACAAGCTGCTGGAACTGCTGACCCGCACGCTGCCGGTGGAGGTGCACTACCGCACGCGCTGGTGGGTGACGGTGCAGGCCAGGGTTTGA
- a CDS encoding sigma-70 family RNA polymerase sigma factor yields MPSSHLSVQRLYSDHHGWLKNWLRGRLGNAADAADLAQDTFLRLLARREQLEIATPRAFLRTIARGLVIDHWRREELERAYRESLALLPEAATPSLEERELILELLESIARLLDGLKPKVRTAFLLAQCEGLTHAQVAERMGISLRSVERHVADALFHCYQLRFAE; encoded by the coding sequence ATGCCGTCGTCCCACCTCAGCGTGCAACGCCTCTACAGCGACCATCACGGCTGGCTGAAGAACTGGCTGCGCGGCCGCCTCGGCAACGCCGCCGATGCCGCCGACCTGGCGCAGGACACCTTCCTGCGCCTGCTCGCCCGCCGCGAGCAGCTGGAGATCGCCACCCCGCGCGCCTTCCTGCGCACCATCGCGCGGGGGCTAGTGATCGACCACTGGCGCCGCGAGGAACTGGAGCGCGCCTACAGGGAGTCCCTCGCCCTGCTGCCCGAAGCGGCGACGCCGAGCCTGGAGGAGCGCGAGCTGATCCTCGAGCTGCTGGAGAGCATCGCGCGCCTGCTCGATGGCCTGAAGCCGAAGGTGCGCACCGCCTTCCTGCTGGCCCAGTGCGAGGGCCTGACCCACGCCCAGGTGGCCGAGCGCATGGGCATTTCCCTGCGCTCGGTGGAACGCCATGTCGCCGATGCCCTGTTCCACTGCTACCAGCTGCGGTTCGCCGAATGA
- the cobJ gene encoding precorrin-3B C(17)-methyltransferase, which yields MDPRKAPAILLLGSGGLPVARRIQALYPQARVLGLAGRVEGADATYAEFGETLRGLYRDDRPIIALCAAGILIRSLAAQLAGKGAEPPVLAVAEDGSAVVPLLGGLGGVNRMAREIAAQLEVAPAITTSGELRFGTCLLEPPAGYALADIEQGKRFVSDLLGGESVRVEGEAPWLEAANLPLADQARRVIHVTAEQRVDARDELLIHPRVVAARIDGDADAAGVRQALATAGLASGALACLLAAPARMTDAALASCADELGVPLRFVVDETALPPLHQHLSGIRLYRAAQPLEVERIGRRRGRLTVVGLGPGAAEFMVPATRRALDEAEDLLGYETYIRMAGPFRPEQVLHCTDNREELQRARHAFELAASGRRVVVVSSGDPGVFAMAAAVLEALDDNRDPRWLQVELQVFPGVSAALATAAKAGAPLGHDFCLISLSDNLKPWEVIEQRLDHAGAADLAMAFYNPISRARPWQLARALEIVARHRRPETVVVLGRDIGRPAEALTLTSLGELRPEQVDMRTLVIIGSSLTRRIPRPDGQDWVYTPRWYR from the coding sequence ATGGACCCACGCAAGGCCCCGGCCATCCTGCTGCTCGGCAGCGGCGGCCTGCCCGTCGCCCGGCGCATCCAGGCGCTTTATCCACAGGCACGCGTGCTCGGCCTGGCCGGGCGCGTCGAGGGTGCCGACGCGACCTACGCCGAGTTCGGCGAGACCTTGCGCGGGCTCTACCGCGACGACAGGCCGATCATCGCCCTGTGCGCGGCCGGCATACTCATCCGCAGCCTTGCCGCGCAGCTGGCCGGCAAGGGCGCCGAGCCGCCGGTGCTGGCGGTGGCCGAGGACGGCAGCGCCGTGGTGCCGCTGCTGGGCGGGCTCGGCGGGGTCAACCGCATGGCCCGCGAGATCGCCGCGCAGCTGGAAGTGGCCCCGGCCATCACCACCAGCGGCGAGCTGCGCTTCGGCACCTGCCTGCTGGAACCGCCAGCGGGTTATGCCCTGGCCGATATCGAGCAGGGCAAGCGCTTCGTCTCCGACCTGCTGGGCGGCGAGTCCGTCCGCGTCGAGGGCGAGGCGCCCTGGCTGGAGGCGGCCAACCTGCCCCTGGCGGATCAGGCCCGGCGGGTCATCCATGTCACCGCCGAGCAGCGCGTGGACGCCCGCGACGAGCTGCTGATCCACCCCCGCGTGGTGGCTGCGCGCATCGACGGTGATGCGGATGCAGCCGGCGTGCGCCAGGCCCTGGCCACCGCCGGGCTGGCCAGTGGCGCCCTCGCCTGCCTGTTGGCCGCCCCCGCACGCATGACCGATGCCGCGCTGGCCAGCTGCGCCGACGAACTCGGCGTGCCGCTGCGCTTCGTGGTCGACGAGACGGCGCTGCCGCCCCTGCACCAGCACCTTTCGGGCATCCGCCTGTACCGCGCCGCGCAGCCGCTGGAGGTGGAGCGCATCGGCCGGCGCCGTGGCCGCCTGACGGTGGTGGGCCTGGGCCCGGGCGCCGCCGAGTTCATGGTGCCGGCCACCCGCCGCGCCCTGGACGAGGCCGAGGACCTGCTGGGCTACGAAACCTACATCCGCATGGCCGGGCCCTTCCGCCCGGAGCAGGTGCTGCACTGCACCGACAACCGCGAGGAACTGCAACGCGCCCGCCACGCCTTCGAGCTGGCCGCCAGCGGCCGTCGGGTGGTGGTGGTGTCCTCGGGCGACCCGGGCGTGTTCGCCATGGCCGCCGCCGTGCTCGAAGCCCTGGACGACAACCGCGACCCACGCTGGCTGCAGGTGGAGCTGCAGGTGTTCCCCGGCGTCTCCGCCGCCCTGGCCACCGCCGCCAAGGCCGGCGCCCCCCTGGGCCACGATTTCTGCCTGATCTCGCTCTCGGACAACCTCAAGCCCTGGGAAGTGATCGAGCAGCGCCTGGACCACGCCGGCGCCGCCGACCTGGCCATGGCCTTCTACAACCCCATCTCCAGGGCGCGCCCCTGGCAGCTGGCGCGCGCCCTGGAAATCGTCGCGCGCCACCGCCGCCCGGAAACCGTGGTCGTGCTGGGCCGTGACATCGGTCGCCCGGCGGAAGCGCTGACCCTCACCAGCCTCGGCGAGCTGCGCCCGGAGCAGGTGGACATGCGCACCCTGGTGATCATCGGCTCGTCCCTCACCCGGCGCATTCCCCGCCCCGACGGCCAGGACTGGGTGTACACGCCGCGCTGGTATCGCTGA
- a CDS encoding precorrin-2 C(20)-methyltransferase: MGAQERAGKGRLIGLGVGPGDPELITLKALRLLQSAPVVGYFVAKAKANLGQGGNAFGIIEQHLVESQQRMPLVYPVTTEKLEPPLSYEDVISDFYDTAAEQVAQHLEAGRDVAVICEGDPFFYGSYMYLHDRLAGRYEAEVVPGVCSMLGSAAVLGLPLVYRNQSLSVLSGVLPEDELKARLADAEAAVVMKLGRNFDKVRRVLGELGLDGRAHYVERATMSNQRILPLHEVDPMASPYFSMILVPGQKWRG; encoded by the coding sequence ATGGGTGCACAGGAACGCGCCGGCAAGGGCCGCCTGATCGGCCTGGGCGTCGGCCCCGGCGACCCCGAGCTGATCACCCTCAAGGCCCTGCGCCTGCTGCAGTCGGCCCCGGTGGTCGGCTACTTCGTGGCCAAGGCGAAGGCCAACCTGGGCCAGGGCGGCAATGCCTTCGGCATCATCGAGCAGCACCTGGTGGAGTCGCAGCAGCGCATGCCGCTGGTCTACCCGGTGACCACCGAGAAGCTGGAGCCGCCGCTGTCCTACGAGGATGTGATCAGCGACTTCTACGACACCGCCGCCGAGCAGGTCGCCCAGCACCTGGAGGCCGGGCGCGACGTGGCGGTGATCTGCGAGGGCGACCCGTTCTTCTACGGCTCCTACATGTACCTGCACGACCGCCTGGCCGGGCGCTACGAAGCCGAGGTGGTGCCGGGCGTGTGCTCCATGCTGGGCAGCGCCGCGGTGCTCGGCCTGCCGCTGGTGTACCGCAACCAGAGCCTGTCGGTGCTCTCCGGCGTGCTGCCGGAGGATGAACTGAAGGCGCGCCTGGCGGACGCCGAGGCGGCGGTGGTGATGAAGCTCGGGCGCAACTTCGACAAGGTGCGCCGGGTGCTCGGCGAGCTGGGCCTGGACGGCCGCGCCCATTACGTGGAGCGCGCCACCATGAGCAACCAGCGCATCCTGCCGCTGCATGAGGTGGACCCGATGGCCTCGCCCTACTTCTCGATGATCCTGGTCCCCGGCCAGAAGTGGAGAGGCTGA